In a genomic window of Argonema galeatum A003/A1:
- a CDS encoding precorrin-8X methylmutase, with amino-acid sequence MEWHVTDAQSLAIIDREIGDHVFSPAEYEIVRRVIYATADFEYKSLIRFSERALQAGAAALAARTTIVVDVPMVQVGITPSIQTTFANPVYCSMDALTRPQREKTRAAWGIETLARRYPEGIFVVGHAQTALTVLVELIEAEEIRPALVIGTPAGFVDADVAKERLQESLIPHIRTEGRKGSAVVAAAIVNGLVDLAWQAYGQEGAVGV; translated from the coding sequence ATGGAATGGCACGTCACAGATGCCCAAAGTTTGGCAATAATCGATCGCGAAATCGGCGATCATGTTTTTTCACCAGCGGAATACGAGATTGTCCGTCGAGTAATTTACGCAACAGCCGATTTTGAATACAAATCCTTAATTCGTTTTTCAGAACGAGCCTTGCAAGCAGGAGCCGCAGCGTTAGCGGCTCGCACCACCATTGTCGTCGATGTGCCAATGGTGCAAGTTGGCATCACACCGAGTATCCAAACCACCTTTGCCAACCCCGTGTACTGTAGCATGGACGCCCTGACACGACCCCAAAGGGAAAAAACTCGTGCTGCGTGGGGAATTGAAACTTTAGCCAGACGCTACCCAGAGGGGATCTTTGTGGTGGGCCATGCCCAGACGGCTCTCACTGTACTGGTAGAATTAATTGAGGCAGAAGAAATTAGACCCGCTCTCGTGATTGGCACCCCTGCTGGTTTTGTCGATGCGGATGTTGCCAAAGAGCGACTGCAAGAGTCGCTGATTCCCCACATTCGCACAGAAGGTCGCAAGGGTAGTGCAGTGGTAGCGGCTGCAATTGTCAACGGACTGGTGGATTTGGCGTGGCAAGCTTACGGGCAAGAGGGGGCGGTAGGGGTTTAG
- a CDS encoding TPM domain-containing protein, producing the protein MQQHIFVKRLLASIAAFFLAATLWAQAPAALAYDNPELLPEIQTPIIDLAKSLTDIQKEALAEDLEKFEAQTGWKLRVLTQYDRTPGRAVKNYWGLDDKSVLLIADSRGGNILNFSVGDDLYQFLPRTFWIELQTRFGNMFFVREEGEDQSIIQSLESIKTCLLRGGCNVVPGLPQEQWILTLVSSIVGGVIAGFAAQPRKPGQIVAWQWALIFSPLWGILFISFGIGPVVTRTSEWLPLFRNVAGFMIGALVAYLSPMLASSSEGSSR; encoded by the coding sequence ATGCAGCAGCATATTTTTGTAAAACGACTTTTGGCATCCATTGCAGCCTTTTTCCTGGCGGCGACTCTTTGGGCTCAAGCGCCCGCAGCCCTAGCATACGACAACCCAGAGTTACTGCCTGAGATCCAGACCCCAATCATCGACCTAGCCAAATCCCTGACCGATATTCAGAAAGAAGCGCTTGCTGAAGATTTAGAGAAATTCGAGGCGCAAACAGGCTGGAAGCTGAGAGTTTTGACCCAATACGATCGCACACCCGGTCGAGCCGTCAAAAACTATTGGGGACTAGATGACAAAAGCGTCCTACTCATTGCCGATTCGCGGGGCGGCAACATCCTAAACTTCAGTGTCGGGGACGATCTGTATCAGTTTTTACCTCGTACCTTCTGGATTGAGTTGCAAACTCGGTTCGGCAATATGTTCTTTGTGCGCGAAGAAGGCGAAGACCAATCAATTATTCAATCTTTAGAATCCATCAAAACCTGTTTGTTAAGGGGCGGTTGCAATGTAGTGCCGGGACTGCCGCAAGAACAGTGGATTCTTACCTTAGTTAGCTCGATTGTCGGTGGAGTAATTGCTGGATTCGCCGCTCAACCACGCAAACCAGGACAAATAGTGGCTTGGCAATGGGCTTTAATTTTCTCGCCCTTATGGGGAATACTGTTTATTTCCTTCGGCATTGGCCCAGTTGTCACCCGAACTTCCGAGTGGTTGCCTTTATTTCGGAATGTGGCAGGCTTTATGATTGGTGCCTTGGTTGCCTACCTCTCGCCAATGTTAGCCTCTAGTTCTGAAGGTTCCAGTCGCTAA
- a CDS encoding Uma2 family endonuclease, protein MVIAVQFQTYTVEEFLNLDLPEGQEYELIDGRISPMAEPSGEHENLRSELMVELRMESRRRQLGLLVHPKPVLQRRAKRYSQTGLDCN, encoded by the coding sequence ATGGTTATTGCGGTACAATTCCAGACCTATACCGTAGAAGAGTTTCTTAACCTAGACCTACCTGAAGGACAGGAATACGAACTTATCGACGGAAGGATCTCTCCTATGGCTGAACCTTCAGGGGAACACGAAAATCTGCGTTCCGAACTGATGGTAGAATTGCGAATGGAAAGCAGACGCCGCCAACTCGGACTGCTGGTGCATCCAAAACCCGTACTGCAACGCCGGGCAAAAAGATACTCGCAAACCGGACTTGATTGCAATTAA
- a CDS encoding RNA recognition motif domain-containing protein — protein MSIYVGNLSYQVSQEELTKVFADYGTVKRVQIPVDRETGRSRGFGFVEMGSDAEEAAAIEGLDGAEWMGRDLKVNKAKPREDTKPAGGGWGGNSRGSRERY, from the coding sequence ATGTCAATTTATGTAGGTAACCTATCCTACCAAGTTTCGCAAGAAGAACTGACCAAAGTTTTTGCCGACTACGGAACGGTCAAGCGGGTTCAAATACCCGTTGACCGCGAAACTGGTCGCTCTCGCGGTTTTGGTTTTGTGGAAATGGGATCGGATGCTGAAGAAGCAGCTGCTATTGAGGGTCTTGACGGTGCTGAGTGGATGGGTCGGGATCTAAAAGTTAATAAGGCTAAGCCTCGCGAAGACACAAAACCTGCTGGCGGTGGCTGGGGCGGTAACAGTCGGGGTTCTAGAGAACGCTACTAA
- a CDS encoding PIN domain-containing protein — protein MSQNYRIYLDACCLNRPFDDHTQPRIALETQAILTILRQCQSGQWKLITSTALDVELDQTPDLERLKNVKAILMSAKIKVISSQFIEERSVELQKLGFSGYDATHIASAERSRADIFLSTDDRLLRKAQRNMQAINVAVDNPVQWLMKSTQVEDDDND, from the coding sequence ATGAGTCAGAACTACAGAATTTATCTTGATGCCTGCTGCCTTAATCGTCCTTTCGACGATCACACCCAGCCTCGTATTGCATTAGAAACCCAAGCAATTCTTACCATCTTAAGACAATGCCAGTCAGGACAATGGAAACTCATCACCAGCACGGCGTTAGATGTAGAACTAGACCAAACCCCTGATTTAGAGCGGCTTAAGAACGTGAAAGCAATTCTGATGAGCGCTAAAATCAAAGTTATCAGTAGCCAATTTATCGAGGAGCGATCGGTAGAACTTCAAAAACTCGGATTTTCTGGCTACGATGCAACTCATATCGCTAGTGCTGAACGAAGCCGCGCCGATATATTTTTATCTACCGATGACAGGCTACTTAGAAAAGCTCAAAGAAATATGCAAGCCATCAATGTAGCCGTTGACAATCCAGTGCAATGGCTGATGAAATCCACACAAGTTGAGGACGATGATAATGACTAA
- a CDS encoding Uma2 family endonuclease — protein sequence MIAINRDAWNRQTQSEAVLKEAPSIVIEIVSTNWEEDYRNKPLWYAAFWVSELWIVDPLFTVERYPNRKNPKIEEPTISIGQLVNSRSILVEREYEFQSFIGKQRIESRFFPDLEITVEEIIGYGQGI from the coding sequence TTGATTGCAATTAATCGTGATGCTTGGAATCGCCAGACTCAATCAGAAGCGGTATTGAAAGAAGCACCTAGCATTGTAATTGAAATTGTCAGCACGAATTGGGAAGAAGACTATCGGAATAAACCGTTGTGGTATGCTGCTTTTTGGGTAAGTGAGTTGTGGATTGTTGACCCGTTGTTTACTGTTGAGCGTTATCCTAACCGCAAGAATCCGAAAATTGAAGAACCTACGATTTCGATCGGACAGTTGGTGAATTCGCGTAGTATTTTAGTGGAAAGGGAATATGAGTTTCAGAGTTTTATAGGGAAACAGAGGATTGAGTCGCGGTTTTTCCCAGATTTAGAGATTACTGTTGAGGAGATTATTGGTTATGGTCAGGGGATTTGA
- a CDS encoding type ISP restriction/modification enzyme, giving the protein MTSNAENNFRKVLQNFSTEVNNKFTLQSISFNPEDQLKAPMENLLKRSGELLNLKVNVVTEVREKALSGRPDVGVAVSSLLAGYIELKAPGKGADPSKFKGDNKQQWEKFKNLSNLIYTDRNQWALYRTGERVGKIIKLSGDITSDGEDAVNDRNSQALLTLLRDFLQWKPIVPSTPKALAEMLAPICRLLRTDVLAALEDPESNLSTLAKDWRIYLFPDADNKQFADAYAQTLTYALLLARFSGAEDLSLPQAVKTIRTGHSLLADALKILGDEAAREQIEVSLNLLERVIAAIDITALAQKGNDDPWLYFYEDFLAQYDPKMRKERGVYYTPVPVIQTQVRLVAELLAKHFDAEYSFIDPKVVTLDPACGTGTYILTALKHGFDRITEDRGAGMRVSAATTAAANIHAFEILVGPYAVAHLRLTQQILSEGGTLPKDGVHVYLTDTLESPYAAVPGHLPLSLKPLGEEYKRAQKIKQDTPVLVCIGNPPYDRQQIQEDDREVEKRKGGWVRFGDNRQEIDQNQQMIAKAILQDFIEPLRQTGQLVHAKNLYNDYVYFWRWALWKVFESNQENRPGIISFITASSYLRGPGFAGMRQVMRQTFDELWIIDLEGDNLGARKTDNVFAIQTPVAIAIGVRYEKPQPEVPAKVHFTRVDGTEAEKLATLASINYFKDLEWKNCPTGWTDFFLPISDIDYWNWARLTDLFPWQENGVQFKRKWPIGENINVLKERWKTLIFSRNSGETQKKLFKETDARKISKQYSSLEDKGNLLAPIVNLSSDRLPIQPIRYAYRSFDRQWTLLDNRLCDRPRPNLLRSKGDRQIYMISLLTEILGEGSSAVVTELVPDLHYFRGSFGGKHIIPLWRDATGTQPNITHGVLATLCANLKCQISPEDFFAYCYAILATPRYVKEFWNELETPGARIPITKNSNLFEQVVTIGRQLIWLHTYGERFVPNGMKPGKIPPGNARCKVGTPTTETDYPTEFSYDVGTQELRVGKGVFERVRQEVYNFSISGLEVVKSWLSYRMKDGAGKKSSPLDDIRPQIWEFDNELLDLLWVLDATVDIFPPLSSLFEEVLKSNLFVSSEFPQPTEAERVSLAEVESDLPLFNMEKYE; this is encoded by the coding sequence ATGACAAGCAATGCAGAAAATAACTTTAGAAAAGTATTGCAAAACTTTTCAACAGAAGTAAATAATAAATTTACACTCCAATCGATTTCTTTCAATCCTGAAGACCAACTCAAAGCACCGATGGAAAATTTGCTTAAACGCAGTGGAGAGCTACTTAATTTAAAAGTAAATGTCGTTACAGAAGTTAGAGAAAAGGCACTTTCAGGAAGACCTGATGTAGGAGTTGCAGTTAGTTCTCTCTTAGCTGGATACATTGAACTAAAAGCACCAGGAAAAGGAGCAGATCCCAGCAAATTCAAAGGAGATAATAAACAGCAATGGGAAAAATTTAAGAACTTATCAAATCTGATTTACACCGATCGAAATCAATGGGCTCTTTACCGAACGGGTGAGAGAGTAGGAAAAATTATCAAGCTTTCTGGTGATATTACCTCTGATGGTGAAGATGCTGTTAACGATCGAAATTCTCAGGCTTTGCTGACACTTTTGCGAGATTTTTTACAATGGAAACCAATTGTACCTTCTACACCAAAAGCTCTCGCTGAAATGCTGGCTCCTATTTGTCGCTTATTACGGACAGATGTGTTAGCTGCACTGGAAGATCCCGAATCTAATCTTAGCACTTTGGCAAAAGATTGGCGGATTTATCTTTTCCCTGATGCTGACAACAAGCAATTTGCAGATGCTTATGCTCAGACATTAACCTATGCGCTTTTACTAGCGCGATTTTCTGGTGCGGAAGATCTGTCATTACCACAAGCAGTAAAAACAATCAGAACAGGACACAGCTTACTTGCTGATGCTTTGAAAATCCTTGGTGATGAAGCAGCACGCGAACAAATTGAGGTATCACTAAATCTATTAGAACGAGTTATTGCTGCCATTGACATCACTGCACTAGCTCAAAAAGGCAATGACGATCCTTGGCTATATTTCTATGAAGATTTCTTGGCACAATATGACCCGAAAATGCGAAAAGAGAGGGGTGTTTACTACACTCCAGTACCCGTTATTCAAACACAGGTTAGATTGGTGGCAGAGTTACTAGCAAAACACTTTGATGCAGAGTATTCATTCATCGATCCAAAGGTTGTAACTCTAGATCCCGCTTGCGGAACAGGCACTTATATTTTAACAGCCCTTAAACATGGTTTCGATCGAATTACCGAAGATCGAGGAGCAGGAATGCGAGTTTCTGCTGCTACCACAGCGGCGGCAAATATCCATGCTTTTGAAATTCTAGTAGGCCCTTATGCAGTTGCTCATCTTCGCTTAACTCAGCAAATTTTGAGCGAAGGAGGAACTTTACCAAAAGATGGTGTTCATGTATATCTTACTGATACGCTGGAATCTCCTTATGCTGCTGTACCTGGACATTTACCGTTATCTCTCAAACCGTTAGGAGAAGAATACAAACGCGCCCAAAAGATTAAGCAAGATACACCCGTTCTCGTTTGTATCGGTAATCCACCTTACGATCGTCAACAGATTCAAGAAGACGATCGAGAAGTTGAAAAACGAAAAGGCGGATGGGTTCGATTTGGAGATAACAGACAGGAAATTGATCAAAATCAACAGATGATTGCTAAGGCTATTCTGCAAGATTTTATTGAACCGCTACGACAGACAGGGCAACTCGTTCATGCTAAGAATTTATATAACGACTATGTTTATTTTTGGCGATGGGCGCTATGGAAAGTTTTTGAGTCAAATCAAGAAAATCGTCCAGGTATTATTAGCTTTATCACGGCTTCTTCTTATCTGCGTGGGCCTGGTTTTGCCGGAATGAGACAGGTGATGCGTCAAACTTTTGATGAACTTTGGATTATCGATTTGGAGGGAGATAATCTTGGCGCTAGAAAAACAGATAACGTATTTGCTATTCAAACTCCAGTTGCGATTGCTATAGGTGTTCGCTATGAAAAACCTCAACCTGAAGTGCCAGCGAAAGTTCATTTTACGCGAGTTGATGGCACAGAAGCAGAAAAACTGGCAACTCTTGCTAGTATCAACTATTTCAAAGATTTGGAATGGAAAAATTGCCCCACAGGTTGGACAGATTTCTTTTTACCCATAAGCGATATTGACTATTGGAATTGGGCAAGATTGACTGATTTATTTCCTTGGCAAGAAAACGGAGTTCAATTTAAACGGAAATGGCCGATCGGTGAAAATATAAATGTTCTGAAGGAACGATGGAAAACACTTATTTTTAGTCGTAATTCAGGGGAAACTCAAAAGAAGCTATTTAAAGAAACTGATGCCAGAAAAATTAGTAAGCAATATTCATCCCTTGAGGATAAAGGAAATTTATTAGCCCCGATTGTTAACCTATCTTCAGATAGATTACCCATCCAACCCATTCGCTATGCCTATCGCAGCTTCGATCGACAATGGACTTTACTGGATAATAGACTTTGCGATCGTCCTCGACCAAATTTATTAAGATCTAAAGGCGATCGACAAATTTACATGATAAGCTTACTCACTGAAATTCTTGGTGAAGGTTCCTCAGCAGTTGTCACCGAATTAGTCCCTGATTTACATTACTTTCGTGGCTCTTTTGGAGGTAAACACATTATTCCCCTCTGGCGAGACGCTACAGGAACTCAACCTAACATCACTCATGGAGTTTTGGCAACCTTATGTGCAAACTTAAAATGCCAAATTTCACCAGAAGATTTCTTTGCTTACTGTTATGCGATTCTTGCTACTCCAAGATATGTGAAAGAATTCTGGAATGAACTAGAAACACCAGGCGCACGAATTCCTATTACAAAAAACTCTAATTTATTTGAGCAGGTAGTTACTATTGGTCGTCAACTTATTTGGTTACATACATACGGCGAACGCTTTGTTCCTAATGGTATGAAACCAGGTAAAATTCCGCCAGGAAATGCTCGTTGCAAGGTGGGAACTCCGACAACAGAAACCGACTATCCAACAGAGTTTTCTTATGATGTCGGTACGCAAGAACTGCGAGTTGGTAAAGGTGTATTTGAACGGGTTCGTCAAGAAGTCTATAATTTCAGTATTTCAGGTTTAGAAGTTGTAAAATCTTGGCTTTCCTATCGCATGAAAGATGGTGCTGGTAAAAAATCTTCACCTCTCGATGATATTCGTCCGCAAATCTGGGAATTCGATAATGAACTTCTCGATCTGCTGTGGGTGCTTGATGCAACTGTTGATATTTTTCCTCCGTTATCTTCTTTGTTTGAGGAAGTTCTGAAGAGTAACTTGTTTGTTTCCTCTGAGTTTCCACAACCAACAGAAGCAGAAAGAGTTAGTTTGGCAGAAGTTGAGTCAGATTTACCACTTTTCAATATGGAGAAATACGAATAA